GAGCTCACGGCTCCGCCCGGCGATCACGATGCGGACAAAGTCCCGGTGCCCCTCGCTGACGGCTTTGGCCACCGCGGTCCGCTCGGCGCAGATGGTGGGACCGAAGGAGGCGTTCTCGATGTTGCAGCCGGTGAACACCGTACCGTCGCTGCACTCCAGGGCGGCGCCCACGGGGAAGTGGGAATAGGGGATGTAGGCCCGGTCCAGCATGGCGACGGCCGCGGCCTTCAGTTCTTCACGGGTCATGGAAATACACTCCTTTGCAAGATGCGCTCAACTGACGGCCGGAAGCGACACCCAGCTCACCGGCAGAGCATTCAGGTCGGTGTCCGTGCTGGTGGTGGCCGGGATATCATACTGGACGATCACCCAGCCGCCCAGGGTGGGGGCATCATAAATGTCCCCGAACAGGCCGGACAGGCCGCCGCCCGGCTTTCCCCAGGCGTCCAGAATGTCCTGGCGGCAAAAACCGGACAGGGCCTCAGCGGCTTCATCATTCGTCATGCCCTCGATCTCAGTCA
This DNA window, taken from Dysosmobacter welbionis, encodes the following:
- the cdd gene encoding cytidine deaminase — translated: MTREELKAAAVAMLDRAYIPYSHFPVGAALECSDGTVFTGCNIENASFGPTICAERTAVAKAVSEGHRDFVRIVIAGRSRELCVPCGVCRQVLREFAPNIEIICLNGAGEERTFTLEELLPHSFGPEYLQ